The genomic stretch ACTTGGAActgtagtctctctctctctctctctctctctctctgtgtctctGTGCGCGCGCCCATCTGCATGTGTGGGTGTATTTGCAATGCTTATTGCAAAGGCTTTAGTGGTTAAACTAGACCTGAAAACAGCCTGAAGTGCAGGACTTTGATGCATTGTAGCTCACTTGGACTGCGAGGCACTGATCCGTCGTTTGGCTAATGAGAACATGTTGGCACCAATGGAGACCGGTGTTGTGGTCTGTGGTCAAAGATGTCAAAGAGGATTTAGAGCTCTTTTGATTTCTGTTCTGGTTCGAATGTTCATGCCCATCATCTTGCTAAATGGGCATTAACTTGGCTTCGGCAAGGGCTGTGGGATTCCTCCTTTCTAGAGAATTTCATCCCTTTTGTAGCTTCTTTCTTGCCTGACCTCTACAAAAAAGAGGCACTCCAAAATATTTCTTTGAGGGTCATAATAATATGCTATGGGAGATCAAGTGTAAGACTCAAATCTCCCTCATCTCTTGGGATCGACGAGACTGGCTGATTGAAGATTTTTAAACCTCACAACTACTAGTATTAAGAAACACTGGTTTAACACTAGAACATAATAGAAATAATACAGTACATCAAACATCTTTTTCAcctagaaaattaaaaaaaatcgaaCATTACATCTGCTTTGCAAGTAATGAATTAGAAACAACTGAACTAACATCAACaatgggagaaaagagaagcatGGCTCTATAAGCGTATTTACACAAATGGCACTATGATCTGTAACTGTGCCTTGACTCTCCTGAATACAATGATGCTGAATCATCTGAGAATGGTTTGAGGGTGCCATTTAGTCTTTGCCGCATTAAAGAAGCCAATGCAGTAGCCCAAATTCTCCATATGAAACCAGGAGATCCCTATTTCCCAACTGTACAGGAGAATAGGACCAACAGAATCTTCATAGAAAAGCTAAAATTATCATACACCAAAACCCAGAAGAGGATGAGTTAGATCATAAGGAAGCAGTTTGGGTTTATACGAATCCGCAAAAACCACGTCACTGCACACATAAATTTTTGAGCTGGCACAGAATATATCAGCATTTTGAAGAGTGAAACCACGGATTATGGGCAGTGGGAATCCTCTTCCGAGATGTAAGTTGACATATGGCAAGAACACCGTTTTGAGGAGAGTGCGCATCACTGACTGCAAAAATTTAGACAACTTGCTTCATACAAGGATTCAGAAAAAGGATAACATGAGTTGCTACTAGGTACAAAGGGAAATTTTTGCTACAGGGGATTAAGTTGGCAGATTTTCCTCAGAGAGCCATGATCCTGAAGTGTGAAAACTAGACCAGACATATCTACCAAGAGAGATGCCCACTTCATTTGTCAGTTCATTCTGGcaaatgcaatgcatgaacAAAATTATCTGTGGTTTCAAACAGCAGCCCATCCCAGTTTAGCACATCAATCATACCTGAATCAGATACATGTGGAAGTCACCAATTTTGCTCCATTTCAATGACATGGTGAAGTCAACTAACGTGACAGATCCAACTAGATTATTCCCTGAGATGCCCACCGAACCTGATGCATTAACTACCTGTTCCAAGAGACAACCTTCTCTGTTCATCATGAGACACATATTCAAAGTTTCACAGCATAAAAAGCTCCAAAAAAAGGTGGAACAGTAAGTGCATAAAATACTTGTTTTGTAAAAGTAGTGGTACTTCAAAAGTCTGGGTTTTTCAACATGCATAATTTGAGGCCACAAGTACAACAGTGTGCTTTAGTTTAGCAGGACACTAAACATTTCTTCTCTTAACTAGCATTAGCCAGCGGTATTCTTGAATTTTTGATATTCTTTTCAAAATGTTCAAAATCAAAAGGCCCCACATGACATGGGAAGGatgcaattaaaaagaagaaaacctaGATGATACTACTTAGCACCTTGGACCTCTATTTTAGGGAAAACTCCTGTCCTGAAACCTTGGTTCTTTGGTTCAGGAACCAATCCTTCTCCAAATCTAGCTGTCCTAACGTTGAGAAGAGCAGTTCCTCGACTAAGCCTCATCCCAACCAAGTGGGATCAGCTACATGAAACCTGTTTCACCATTCTACTCCACTTAAGAGTAATATTTGTGGTTAACCCACCATCCATATATTTTCTCACTTTCCCCAGTTCATTTTAAGTGTATCACTGTGAAGAGCGGCCAAATCTCTGCAGTTCATGATATTTTCAGTCTAATCgcaagaaatttttttggagATTATCCATAATTAAATAACGttgttttttgggtgaatgataTATACATCACAAACAAAATTTCTAATCAAGTATTCAAAAGATTGCATCAAAATTACCCTTTTAATTAgataaaaacaaagaagataatATAAAGTtggaaaaggggaagggggaagagggaagagggaagagtgaagagttgcaaaaatttcaaatttggaatGTGTTGTACAAATCAACAAAAACAATGAACTCAATTGCCCATAATGTCAAATTGCTACAAAGTACATTCAGGTCAACAAATTTGGTTTCTCAAGAAATACTTCTGATGTTTATTAACTTAACCAAAGCTTTTTTATATTAATCACCCCATTTAATACGAAACTAGTAAAACTAATTTATGTAAATTTagtttctgaaaaaaaaaatcttgtcacATAGAGTGCCTCCGTATCATCtatattttaattctttacACTGTTGgagtttattatttatatttcgAAAAGCATCAGACTTTATATTTGTGAATGGATTGATTGGACTAGAGTGTCTTATCCAAACAGGTGGACCGTTGCATTCTGGAATCACCAGAACTGCTGTTAGTTTGACTGATGCCTGGTGTTTACTGCTCAGTTCAAAACACCTGAAAACCATTATTTGCTCTAATAGTCATAAATGGCATCAACTCCCCTCCccaccaaatatatatatatatatatatgtaacttGTTCAAGTTGAATAAATTAGGATTACCAAATTTGGTGATACAGGAGGTGAGAAGGATGAAGAATACAAAAGCTAGAGCTACCTCAAATGAATAAATGAAAGCTATGTTCTAGGTTCCTGTCAATCAAGCATGATAGTTTAAAGGATGTATAGCATATCATAAAGACTATTATGGGAGATGTAGCTTGACATAACACTTGCGGATCAAATAAGATGAGGATGCATGATACAGGGAAAGATACATACCAGCTACTGGACAACTTTTGCCTAAACAAAACATGTATTAATTTTACAATTGTCACATTTCCCAACAATAAGGATAAAATGAGGTGATAAAGTAGACATATCTTGAACTTCAGACTAGGCTagaaaagaacaaaatcaaTAAAGAACAGGGGGAAAATGCAAAAGAATCAGGAATGGTGCATAACATTAAAATGTATCACATTTTTCACTAAGCATTTAAGCTTACCAATGAGATGCATGCAACTGGTATGGTATCATTGTTGTCAAAGACATCAATCGTCACATCTGAGTAAATGGTAGAATCAATATTATAAGGTGAAATCTTTATAAATGGAGGAAAAGATAGAGAAACATTCAGATTCATGTCATTGTTGGGGTACATCTTGTACAGCTGAGGAACAATATATTTCCAGCTAGCTGTGTTCAAAAGAGACTGATCTGGTACTTTGTCCACAATCCATTGCATAACTTCTGCCTGTTAACCAACAAGAATTATTAGTACAAAGGGGTTCAACTATGATCCGTCATAGATATAAGCATACAAGGTTGACCAGGTCAAGACGTAGGTTCGATAACCTAAACCTTAATTGATGCACAAATACACTCCTTTAGAGTAGCAGTTAAGTCCTTGATATTTACTGAGCAAATATTGGCCATATACACCAGCACATATGAATCATAACCTAGCTTCATGACTTGAAGAAACACTCCACAAATCAGCAACTACACCTAAATAAGTACACAAGAACTGTTTAAGATTCATAAAACTTACTAACTCACATTATAGTATATGTTGGATGCAGAGTTAAATACGTCTTCGTCCAGGGAAATCTCAAGCATCTTAACTGGACCTTTGCACGAAGCTGAAAGTTGTGAATTCATAACGTAGTTTCCAGAACTGACAACCTTATCTGCTGCTGTAAATAGTCCATCAATCTCAAACCCAATCGAAAAATTACTAAATACAGGCTCGTTAACAAAAGTGACATTTAAAGCAACAATTTCATTCACAGAGACTTCTTTCGGAAGGGATCTTAGTAAGGAATCAAGCTTCAGAATCCCTTCTTTAATCTTCTTAGTAATAGCATTTTCCACCGAGGACCTTATTTTCCCTTCAAAAGCATCCACCACcctgggaaaaagaaaagagaaccaAGTAAGAAAATTCTCTCAAAATGTAATCAAATTTtaaacaagaaaagagaaaaggtgaTGGCATCAAAACATAATCAACATTTGGGCAAGAAATACAGTGGATGCCCGGATGGTATATGAGAGTAAAAACTTTTTGAGG from Macadamia integrifolia cultivar HAES 741 chromosome 14, SCU_Mint_v3, whole genome shotgun sequence encodes the following:
- the LOC122061910 gene encoding putative BPI/LBP family protein At1g04970 isoform X2 yields the protein MEVGLTLGLENQQGTLKLSLMDCGCYVKDIDITLNGGASWLYQGVVDAFEGKIRSSVENAITKKIKEGILKLDSLLRSLPKEVSVNEIVALNVTFVNEPVFSNFSIGFEIDGLFTAADKVVSSGNYVMNSQLSASCKGPVKMLEISLDEDVFNSASNIYYNAEVMQWIVDKVPDQSLLNTASWKYIVPQLYKMYPNNDMNLNVSLSFPPFIKISPYNIDSTIYSDVTIDVFDNNDTIPVACISLVVNASGSVGISGNNLVGSVTLVDFTMSLKWSKIGDFHMYLIQSVMRTLLKTVFLPYVNLHLGRGFPLPIIRGFTLQNADIFCASSKIYVCSDVVFADSYKPKLLPYDLTHPLLGFGV
- the LOC122061910 gene encoding putative BPI/LBP family protein At1g04970 isoform X1 — encoded protein: MAAAFFFLLMPFFLVPASTHLQSNEEGFISTVISEKGLDFAKDILIEKAISSLTPLYLPRVEKTLRIPLIGNVHFGLSNISIYRVDVRSSYVKPGDTGISIVASGATANLSMNWFYSYSAWLITVSDKGNASVQVEGMEVGLTLGLENQQGTLKLSLMDCGCYVKDIDITLNGGASWLYQGVVDAFEGKIRSSVENAITKKIKEGILKLDSLLRSLPKEVSVNEIVALNVTFVNEPVFSNFSIGFEIDGLFTAADKVVSSGNYVMNSQLSASCKGPVKMLEISLDEDVFNSASNIYYNAEVMQWIVDKVPDQSLLNTASWKYIVPQLYKMYPNNDMNLNVSLSFPPFIKISPYNIDSTIYSDVTIDVFDNNDTIPVACISLVVNASGSVGISGNNLVGSVTLVDFTMSLKWSKIGDFHMYLIQSVMRTLLKTVFLPYVNLHLGRGFPLPIIRGFTLQNADIFCASSKIYVCSDVVFADSYKPKLLPYDLTHPLLGFGV